From Diaminobutyricibacter sp. McL0608, one genomic window encodes:
- a CDS encoding carbohydrate ABC transporter permease: MTETATDQIVSTPGAAAPRRRGRRGDTRGYARESQRSTLLTVLLWICALYFLLPIVWLFIASTKNNGDLFSTFGFAFGRSFDLFTNIGAVFTTQNGIYLQWALNTLIYAVVAAIGASLLATMAGYAFAKYKFPGALVMFSIVLGAIMIPLTALALPTYLMFSQIGITNTPAAVIVPSLVSPFGVFLMRVYAADAIPDSMIEAGRVDGAGEFRIFWQVGIRLLGPGIVTVFLFALVGTWNNYFLPLIMLNSSSLYPLTVGLAQLQATSAAGGGSQALFSVVITGSLVSIIPLVIAFLFLQRYWTTGLASGSVKE, encoded by the coding sequence ATGACTGAGACAGCAACGGACCAGATCGTGTCCACGCCCGGGGCGGCTGCCCCCAGACGGCGCGGCAGGCGCGGCGACACCCGGGGCTACGCCCGCGAGAGTCAGCGCAGCACACTCCTGACGGTGCTCTTGTGGATCTGTGCGCTCTACTTCCTGCTGCCGATCGTGTGGCTGTTCATCGCGTCGACCAAGAACAACGGCGATCTGTTCAGCACTTTCGGTTTCGCATTCGGGCGTTCGTTCGATCTGTTCACCAACATCGGAGCGGTGTTCACGACGCAGAACGGCATCTACCTCCAGTGGGCGCTCAACACCCTGATCTACGCCGTGGTGGCTGCGATCGGTGCCTCGCTCCTCGCGACGATGGCTGGGTATGCCTTCGCCAAATACAAGTTCCCCGGGGCGCTGGTCATGTTCAGCATCGTGCTGGGCGCGATCATGATCCCGCTGACAGCGCTCGCCCTTCCGACCTATCTGATGTTCAGCCAGATCGGGATCACGAACACCCCGGCCGCTGTCATCGTGCCGTCGCTGGTGAGTCCGTTCGGCGTGTTCCTGATGCGTGTCTATGCCGCGGACGCGATCCCGGATTCGATGATCGAGGCCGGACGGGTAGACGGGGCCGGGGAGTTCCGCATCTTCTGGCAGGTGGGAATCCGGCTGCTCGGGCCAGGAATCGTCACCGTCTTCCTGTTCGCGTTGGTCGGCACGTGGAACAACTATTTCCTTCCGCTGATCATGCTCAACAGCTCCAGCCTGTACCCCCTCACGGTCGGTCTCGCCCAGTTGCAGGCGACGAGCGCCGCCGGGGGAGGTTCGCAGGCGCTGTTCTCGGTCGTCATCACGGGGTCGCTCGTCTCGATCATCCCGCTGGTCATCGCGTTCCTCTTCCTGCAACGCTATTGGACGACCGGACTTGCGAGCGGGAGTGTGAAGGAATGA
- a CDS encoding carbohydrate ABC transporter permease produces the protein MTQSVAPASVQAREHAQQQRPKRSANKRRLNIAAYLFVAPFMIVFVVMLLLPLFYAGYLSLFTTQLIGGQTFAWFANYVRAFTDPDFLAGIGRMALFLVIQVPIMLALSLFFALALDSGRVRGSVALRLLIFLPFAVPGVVATLMWGYLYGNDFGPIAQTFRAIGLAAPDLLSDQNMLGSMMNIVTWAFVGYNMIIMYAALRSIPTELFEAAEIDGASQWRVAWSIKIPGIRPAIILTVIFSIIGTFQLFNEPSLLHSLAPNVIDNGYTPNYYAYNLAFTNQDVNYAAAIAFLLGIVIAVVSYVVQLSAQRRETRND, from the coding sequence ATGACCCAGTCCGTCGCACCTGCCTCGGTGCAGGCGCGTGAGCACGCTCAGCAGCAACGGCCGAAGCGCAGTGCGAACAAACGACGGCTGAACATCGCCGCATACCTGTTCGTGGCGCCCTTCATGATCGTCTTCGTCGTGATGCTGCTGCTGCCGCTGTTCTACGCCGGATATCTCAGCTTGTTCACGACGCAGCTCATCGGTGGCCAGACCTTCGCCTGGTTCGCAAACTACGTGAGGGCGTTCACCGATCCCGACTTCCTCGCCGGTATCGGACGCATGGCCCTGTTCCTGGTCATCCAGGTGCCGATCATGCTGGCGCTCTCGCTGTTCTTCGCGCTGGCACTCGACAGCGGAAGGGTACGTGGGTCCGTAGCGCTCCGGCTGCTGATCTTCCTGCCGTTCGCTGTTCCCGGCGTGGTCGCCACGTTGATGTGGGGTTACCTCTACGGCAATGACTTCGGTCCCATCGCCCAGACGTTCCGGGCCATCGGGCTCGCAGCGCCCGACCTTCTGAGCGACCAGAACATGCTCGGCTCGATGATGAACATCGTCACCTGGGCTTTCGTCGGCTACAACATGATCATCATGTACGCCGCCCTGCGCTCCATCCCGACGGAGCTCTTCGAGGCTGCGGAGATCGATGGGGCCAGTCAATGGCGGGTGGCGTGGAGCATCAAGATCCCTGGCATCCGGCCGGCGATCATCCTGACCGTGATCTTCTCGATCATCGGCACCTTCCAGCTGTTCAACGAGCCCAGCCTTCTGCACTCGCTCGCACCCAACGTCATCGACAACGGATACACGCCCAACTACTACGCGTACAACCTCGCGTTCACCAACCAGGACGTCAACTACGCCGCGGCCATCGCCTTCCTGCTCGGGATCGTGATCGCCGTCGTGTCCTACGTCGTGCAACTTTCGGCCCAGCGGAGGGAGACCCGCAATGACTGA
- a CDS encoding aldo/keto reductase, giving the protein MNNILILNNGVEIPALGFGVFQTPPDETTDAVATALSTGYRLIDTAAAYANERGVGDAIRDSGLARDDIFIETKVWISDYGYDETLHAFDKSARKLGVDTIDLFILHQALPSAFDKTVNAYRALERLLADGKVRAIGVSNFMPAHLASLLEQTEVVPAVNQIEVHPYFTQPEVRTVDAEHGILTQAWSPIGGITSYRGEGATSTFHNPVILAIAAVHGKSAAQVMLRWHLQEGRSAIPKSVKPERIRENFDVFDFELTPDELHQIDVLDRGVRGGPEPDVITLDTFGREIPES; this is encoded by the coding sequence ATGAACAACATCCTCATCCTGAACAACGGAGTCGAGATCCCGGCGCTCGGCTTCGGCGTCTTCCAGACGCCGCCCGACGAGACGACGGATGCCGTGGCCACTGCGCTGTCGACCGGCTACCGGTTGATCGACACGGCGGCCGCGTATGCCAACGAGCGCGGTGTCGGCGACGCCATCCGCGACTCCGGACTCGCCCGCGATGACATCTTCATCGAGACGAAGGTCTGGATCAGCGACTACGGCTACGACGAAACGCTGCACGCGTTCGACAAGAGTGCCCGCAAGCTCGGCGTCGACACCATCGACCTGTTCATCCTGCACCAGGCGCTGCCCAGCGCGTTCGACAAGACCGTCAACGCGTACCGCGCGCTCGAGCGGCTGCTCGCCGACGGGAAGGTGCGCGCGATCGGCGTCAGCAACTTCATGCCCGCCCACCTCGCGTCCCTGCTCGAGCAGACCGAGGTCGTCCCGGCCGTGAACCAGATCGAGGTGCATCCGTACTTCACGCAGCCCGAGGTGCGGACGGTGGACGCGGAGCACGGCATCCTGACCCAGGCGTGGTCGCCGATCGGCGGCATCACGTCCTATCGAGGCGAGGGTGCGACAAGCACGTTCCACAATCCCGTGATCCTGGCGATCGCCGCCGTTCACGGCAAGTCGGCTGCTCAGGTGATGTTGCGGTGGCACCTGCAGGAAGGCCGCTCCGCGATCCCGAAGTCAGTGAAGCCGGAGCGCATCCGCGAGAACTTCGACGTGTTCGACTTCGAGCTCACCCCCGACGAGCTTCATCAGATCGATGTGCTCGATCGTGGCGTTCGCGGCGGACCCGAGCCTGATGTCATCACTCTCGATACCTTCGGCCGCGAGATTCCCGAGAGCTGA
- a CDS encoding beta-galactosidase, which produces MSVFWYGGDYNPEQWPAEVWRDDVRLMNRAGVNLASVGIFSWARIEPREGEFDFAWLDEVLDLLHAGGVRVDLATATASPPPWLAIAHPEILPVTENGVTLSSGSRQAYCPSSPVYRRYAARLVEAIVERYADHPALELWHVNNEYGCHVSHCYCDTSAAAFRDWLESKYGTIESLNDAWGTAFWSQHYAAFDEILPPRAAPTFKNPTQVLDFDRFSSDELLECYRAEAAIIRRASSVPITTNFMGFFKHADYWKWAQEVDIVSDDSYPDPADPQSPVYGAMQRDLMRSLGGGKPWLLMEQSPGAVNWRERNAAKLPGQMRAWSYQCIGRGADGILFFQWRQAVAGAEKFHAGMVPHGGTDTRVFREVEQLGAELRALSEIDDLLGTTVDASVAIVFDWDSWRAVEQQASPTAVSYIAGVFSWYRALASAGAMVDFVQPSDDLTARRVVVVPSLFVADDEQLVALDAYAAGGGTLVIGYLTAIVDPDLHVRTGGYLGALRETLGVWIEEFAPPASPDLAATGGGTPRALAVRGDLIGGLGAASLWGEYVRVDAASVDAVFEGGALHGQPAVTHHDRGAGTAWYVATQLDDAPLGALVDTILAAAGVDLLPKVTGVEFMRRGNHLLAINHSAGAVVLDVFGTDILTGVRASGLTLAPQGVAVVSAG; this is translated from the coding sequence ATGAGCGTGTTCTGGTATGGCGGGGATTACAACCCGGAGCAGTGGCCGGCCGAGGTCTGGCGCGACGATGTGCGGCTGATGAACCGAGCCGGTGTGAACCTGGCGTCGGTCGGCATCTTCTCCTGGGCGCGCATCGAGCCGCGTGAAGGCGAGTTCGACTTCGCCTGGCTCGACGAGGTGCTCGACCTGTTGCATGCGGGAGGGGTGCGCGTCGACCTGGCCACGGCCACAGCGTCACCGCCTCCGTGGCTGGCGATCGCGCATCCGGAGATCCTGCCCGTCACCGAGAACGGGGTGACGCTGTCGTCGGGGAGCCGGCAGGCCTACTGCCCGAGCTCGCCGGTGTACCGGCGCTACGCAGCTCGTCTCGTCGAGGCGATCGTAGAGCGATACGCTGACCATCCGGCGCTGGAGCTGTGGCATGTCAACAACGAATACGGATGCCACGTCAGCCATTGCTACTGCGACACGTCGGCCGCCGCGTTTCGTGACTGGCTGGAATCGAAGTACGGCACGATCGAGTCGCTCAACGATGCCTGGGGCACCGCCTTCTGGTCGCAGCACTACGCGGCCTTCGACGAGATCCTGCCCCCGCGTGCAGCCCCGACGTTCAAGAACCCTACCCAGGTGCTCGACTTCGATCGATTCAGCTCCGACGAACTGCTGGAATGCTACCGGGCTGAGGCAGCGATCATTCGCCGTGCCTCGTCCGTACCGATCACGACCAACTTCATGGGATTCTTCAAGCACGCGGACTACTGGAAGTGGGCGCAGGAAGTCGACATCGTGTCCGATGACTCCTATCCCGACCCGGCCGACCCGCAATCGCCGGTCTACGGCGCCATGCAACGCGATCTGATGCGCTCGCTTGGTGGCGGAAAACCCTGGCTGCTGATGGAGCAGTCGCCTGGAGCGGTCAACTGGAGGGAACGCAACGCTGCGAAGCTTCCTGGCCAGATGCGAGCGTGGTCGTACCAGTGCATCGGGCGCGGCGCCGACGGCATCCTCTTCTTCCAGTGGCGACAGGCGGTCGCCGGCGCAGAAAAGTTCCATGCGGGGATGGTGCCGCACGGCGGGACGGACACACGGGTCTTTCGCGAGGTCGAACAGCTCGGCGCGGAGTTGCGTGCGCTCTCCGAGATCGACGACCTGCTCGGCACCACCGTGGACGCGTCCGTCGCGATCGTCTTCGACTGGGACTCCTGGCGGGCCGTGGAACAGCAGGCCTCACCCACGGCGGTCAGCTACATCGCCGGGGTGTTCAGCTGGTATCGGGCCCTTGCTTCTGCCGGAGCGATGGTCGACTTCGTTCAGCCGTCCGATGATCTCACCGCCCGTCGAGTGGTCGTCGTGCCGTCGTTGTTCGTTGCCGACGACGAGCAACTGGTCGCGCTCGACGCCTACGCGGCCGGCGGCGGAACGCTGGTCATCGGGTATCTCACGGCCATCGTCGACCCCGACCTGCACGTGCGGACGGGCGGGTATCTCGGCGCGCTCCGCGAGACACTCGGGGTCTGGATCGAGGAGTTCGCACCGCCGGCGTCCCCTGACCTCGCAGCCACGGGTGGAGGGACTCCGCGCGCGCTGGCGGTGCGAGGCGACCTCATCGGCGGGCTGGGAGCGGCATCGTTGTGGGGCGAATACGTCCGTGTCGATGCGGCCAGTGTTGACGCCGTCTTCGAGGGAGGCGCGCTGCACGGCCAGCCGGCCGTCACCCACCACGATCGCGGAGCAGGAACTGCCTGGTACGTCGCGACGCAACTCGACGACGCGCCACTCGGTGCCCTCGTCGACACGATCCTCGCCGCCGCGGGAGTGGATCTCCTGCCGAAGGTGACAGGGGTCGAGTTCATGCGTCGTGGAAACCACCTGCTGGCGATCAACCATTCTGCTGGGGCTGTCGTGCTCGATGTGTTCGGCACTGACATTCTCACCGGCGTGCGGGCTTCAGGGCTGACGCTCGCTCCTCAGGGCGTCGCCGTCGTGTCGGCGGGGTGA